Proteins encoded together in one Aminipila butyrica window:
- a CDS encoding M23 family metallopeptidase yields MAGIGHLSLEVGEFMRLIIKKERLISFCFICLIGLAVLLAGRLIFYGSDSRNTAAEQEGQKDYIKWVDYNVPSEAMKKALDLDLSSQEEGVKLDWIQLLAYVTAQNGNNFAGYKDSQLEAVAEKLQGGAAIEELTKDMKYYDYYYEAYSAVLSGFVGAYEEEVPSEDGREMVWQKRYGLKAFSPIAKNFYYNHYDDFGQSRSYGFARNHLGNDLMGQVGTPIIAMEGGTVEAMGWNQYGGWRIGIRSMDKKRYYYYAHLRKNFPYKLGLKEGDEVSPGDVIGYMGRTGYSTKENTNNINTTHLHFGMQLIFDESQKECNSEIWIDVYQIVRFLDGHRSEVVKNLVTKDYRPAFRTRDIPKEKGGE; encoded by the coding sequence GTGGCTGGGATCGGCCATCTGTCTTTGGAGGTAGGGGAGTTTATGCGGTTAATAATCAAAAAGGAAAGGCTGATTAGCTTTTGTTTTATCTGTCTCATCGGGCTGGCTGTTCTTCTGGCTGGCCGCTTAATTTTTTATGGAAGTGACAGCAGGAACACCGCAGCAGAGCAGGAGGGCCAGAAGGATTATATAAAATGGGTGGATTATAATGTGCCCAGTGAAGCCATGAAAAAAGCTTTAGACCTAGATTTATCTTCTCAGGAAGAGGGGGTAAAGCTGGATTGGATTCAGCTGTTGGCTTATGTAACAGCTCAGAACGGTAATAATTTCGCTGGCTACAAGGACAGCCAGTTAGAGGCGGTAGCGGAAAAGCTGCAAGGGGGAGCCGCCATAGAAGAATTGACCAAGGATATGAAATATTATGACTATTATTATGAAGCTTACAGTGCCGTACTCTCTGGATTTGTGGGGGCTTATGAGGAAGAAGTACCCAGCGAAGACGGTCGGGAGATGGTTTGGCAGAAGCGATATGGACTAAAAGCGTTTTCGCCTATTGCCAAGAACTTTTACTACAATCACTATGATGACTTTGGTCAGAGCCGCTCTTATGGATTTGCCCGCAATCATTTGGGCAATGACCTGATGGGCCAGGTGGGAACGCCCATTATTGCAATGGAGGGCGGCACCGTGGAGGCTATGGGCTGGAATCAATACGGCGGCTGGCGTATTGGTATCCGCTCCATGGATAAAAAGCGATATTATTATTATGCCCATCTGCGCAAGAACTTTCCCTACAAGCTGGGGTTAAAGGAAGGGGATGAGGTGTCACCGGGGGATGTGATTGGTTACATGGGCCGTACAGGGTACAGCACCAAAGAAAACACTAATAACATCAACACCACTCATTTGCATTTTGGTATGCAGCTCATTTTTGATGAATCCCAGAAGGAGTGCAACAGTGAAATCTGGATTGATGTGTACCAGATTGTTCGGTTTTTAGATGGTCACCGGTCGGAAGTGGTGAAAAATCTCGTCACCAAGGATTACCGTCCGGCTTTCCGAACCAGAGATATTCCAAAGGAAAAAGGTGGGGAATAG